Sequence from the Camarhynchus parvulus unplaced genomic scaffold, STF_HiC, whole genome shotgun sequence genome:
gtccataccgGTCCCTACCGGTCCACACCGCTTCATTCCCCCCCCCAGTTTCGAGGCGTGCTCGGAGGCGGCGCGCTGGCTGCGGGCGCAGTTCCGGGAGCCGCCGCGGGTGGCGCTGGTGTGCggctcggggctgggggcgctGGCCGAGGAGCTGACGGAGGCCAAAGCCATCGACTATCGCGACATACCGCACTTCCCGCGCAGCACCGGTACCGTGACTGACCGGggtttatactgggatggattgggaggggctgggggcgaCCCCAAACCATCGACTATCGCGACATACCGCACTTCCCGCGCAGCACCGGTACCggggcagagcaggactgaGCGGGGTTTATACTGGGAgctgttactgggagcactggtttatactgggacggactgggatggactgggagggactgggagcggttactggtttatactgggatggactgggagggactgggagggactgggagctgACAGAGCTTTGACTGTTGCGACATACCGTGACGTGGTTTGGGGGatttcgggggattttgggtgtttcACAGGATTTTGTGtgatttggggcagattttggggcgatttcgggtggttttgggagattttgggtgtTTCGCagggttttgggttgttttgaactggttctgggggatttggagggattttgggcGCTTGTGGCCaggttttgggatggtttggggggattttagtggtttggggggtttttgacagattttagggttttttgcaGGGTTTTGGGTGGTTTCGGGCCGGCTCTGTGGGAtcttggggtggttttgggagattttgggtggttttgcaGTActttgggtgatttgggggatttggggcggttttgggtggtttggggatattttggggtgggtttgggtgggtttgggtgtgTTGGGGGATTTTGGATGTTTTGGAGGTGAtcctctgggattttgggtgggtttgggggattttgggatgtttttggggatttgggcgGGATTTTAGGTGGTTTAGGAGggatttgggtatttttggggcgttttggggctattttgggggattttgggatgttttgggctgttttggggatatattgggggatttgggtatttttgggcgGTATTCgggacattttggggttccaggcGGGCCTGGGGGTCACCTGCGTCCCAGATGGGCATGGTgacccccggccccgcccccagtGCAGGGCCACGCCGGCCGATTGGTCGTGGGGCGCCTCGGCTCCGCCCCCTGCGCCGTCCTGCAGGGGCGGTTCCACCTCTACGAGGGCCACGCCCCCAGCCAGGTGAGTCAGGGCCACGCCCACTCCCGGGCCACGCCCACTCCCGGGGGAATGAACTCACCTGGgggcagggcacacctgggccaCGCCCACTCCTCGGCCACACCCACACCTTTACGAGGGCCACACCCCCAGCCAGGTGAGTTTCATGGCCACGCCCACTCCTGGGGACATGCCCACAGCTGGGCCACGCCCACTCCTGGGGGGATAAACACACctgagggcagggcacagctggggccaCGCCCACATGTGAGGCCACACCCCcttcccagctcatcccacagGCCTGGCCACTCTGCCCCACCCCCATCCTTCAGCCACGCCCCCTGGCCACGCCCAATGGGCACTGAGTGACCgcagagtgaccactgagtgacccctgagtgaccactgaccataACTGACCATTAACTGACCATAACTGACCATaactgaccactgagtgaccataactgaccactgagtgaccattCCCAGGTGGTCATTCCCATCCGGACCATGGCCCTGCTCGGTGTCCACACCCTGGTGCTGACCAACGCCGCGGGCTCGCTGCGGCCGGAGCTCAGCCCCGGGCACCTGCTGGTCATCCGCGACCACATCGACCTGGCCGGGCTGGCCGGACGCTCGCCCCTCGTGGGGCCCAATGATGACAGGTAACAGTTTGGGGCAAAAaaggggggttttgggaaaaggggggaattggggaataaaagggttttttgcaggaggaaaaatggaCATTtaggggctgattttggggttaaaaacggacattttggggctgattttggggttagAAATggacattttggggcagattttggggttaGAAATGGACGTTTTGGGGCTGATGTTGAGGCTGATTTTAGGGTAAAAAATGGACATTTTGGGGCCGATGTTgaggctgattttggggttacAAGTGGACATTTTGCAACTgattttagggttaaaaatggacattttggggctgattttgagcctgattttggggttaaaaatggacATTTTGCGACTGATTTTAGGACCGATTTTAAGGTTAAAAATggacattttggggtcaattttgaGGGTAAAAATGGACATCTTAGGGTcaattttggggctgattttagggttaaaaatttacattttggggctgatttgggtgtttaaaatggacatttttgtgctggtttggggaCTGATTTTAGGGttagaaatgcaaattttggggctgattttgaggccgattttggggttaaaaatggacattttggggctgattttggagctcattttagggttaaaaatggacattttggggctgattttgaggctgattttggggttacAAGGGCCGATTTTGAGCCTGATTTTGGGGTTAGAAATGGACATTTTAGGGCCGATTTTGAGCCTGATTTTGGGGCTAGAAATGGATATTTTAGGGCCGATTTTGTGGTTAGAAATGGGCATTTTGGGACCGATTTTGTGGCTGAAACCAGACATTTCAGAGCCAATTTTAGGACTGATTTTAGGGCTAaaaatggatattttggggtgattctggTGCCGTTTTCAGGTTCGGCCCCCGTTTCCCGCCCATGGTGGACGCCTACGACCCGGCCCTGCGGCGCCTGGGGCTGGGTTAGGAACAGACATTTTTGGGCTAAAAAGGGCCATTTTTGGTTAATTCTGGTGCCGTTTTCAGGTTCGGTCCCCGTTTCCCGCCCATGGTGGACGCCTACGACCCGGCCCTGCGGCGCCTGGCCCTCGCCCTGGCCCCCAAGGAGCTGCGGGCGCGCTCGGGGGTCTACGTGGGCGTGGGGGGGCCGAGCTACGAGACCCCGGCCGAGTGCCGCTACCTGCGCAGGGTGGGGGCGCACGCCGTCGGTGAGcgggggcggggcttggggcgggggcggggctcgggagggagggggaggggctaaGAAAGGGTCCTGAGATAATCCCCAAAGGGGGGGTCCCGAAAGAGGCGAAAGTCAGAGCGAGAAGAGGAGCAGAACTGGCCCTAAAATGCTTCGAATTACCCCAAATGTGGTGCTAAAGCCAGGCCTAATTCCAGCCCTGAATCCAGCCCCAAAGGAGCTCCAAATTaacccaaatccagccccaa
This genomic interval carries:
- the PNP gene encoding purine nucleoside phosphorylase, with the translated sequence MDGSFEACSEAARWLRAQFREPPRVALVCGSGLGALAEELTEAKAIDYRDIPHFPRSTVQGHAGRLVVGRLGSAPCAVLQGRFHLYEGHAPSQVVIPIRTMALLGVHTLVLTNAAGSLRPELSPGHLLVIRDHIDLAGLAGRSPLVGPNDDRFGPRFPPMVDAYDPALRRLALALAPKELRARSGVYVGVGGPSYETPAECRYLRRVGAHAVGAQVYSQVYLFRCADPRSPRESDGVEKTARHLGLRVLGLSLITNNAPADSDDEDDDDVACDVTGEGGGAGPEARPAPPDAEHEEVLAAAREGARHLRALLAALAPRLDEPGRHAPLRHVIAAGATSSSG